A genome region from Panthera uncia isolate 11264 chromosome A3 unlocalized genomic scaffold, Puncia_PCG_1.0 HiC_scaffold_11, whole genome shotgun sequence includes the following:
- the SNRNP27 gene encoding U4/U6.U5 small nuclear ribonucleoprotein 27 kDa protein — MGRSRSRSPRRERRRSRSTSRERERRRRERSRSRERDRRRSRSRSPHRRRSRSPRRHRSTSPSPSRLKERRDEEKKETKETKSKERQITEEDLEGKTEEEIEMMKLMGFASFDSTKGKKVDGSVNAYAINVSQKRKYRQYMNRKGGFNRPLDFIA, encoded by the exons ATGGGTCGTAGCCGCAGCCGTTCTCCACGGAGGG AGCGCAGGCGGTCCAGGTCCACGTCTCGTGAGAGAGAACGCAGGCGCCGAGAAAGGTCCAGGTCCCGGGAGAGAGATCGTCGAAGGAGCCGCTCTCGATCTCCGCACAGAAGACGCTCCAG ATCCCCAAGACGGCATAGATCCacatctccttccccttctcgactaaaagaaagaagagatgaggaaaagaaagaaacaaaagaaacaaagagcaaagaACGTCAGATTACTG AGGAGGACTTAGAGGgcaaaacagaggaagaaatcgAAATGATGAAGTTAATGGGATTTGCCTCTTTTGACTCCACAAAA GGGAAAAAGGTGGACGGCTCTGTAAATGCCTATGCCATAAATGTGTCTCAGAAGAGGAAGTACAG GCAGTATATGAATCGAAAAGGCGGATTCAACAGACCTTTGGATTTCATTGCATGA
- the MXD1 gene encoding max dimerization protein 1: MAAAVRMNIQMLLEAADYLERREREAEHGYASMLPYNNKDRDALKRRNKSKKNNSSSRSTHNEMEKNRRAHLRLCLEKLKGLVPLGPESNRHTTLSLLTKAKLHIKKLEDCDRKAIHQIDQLQREQRHLKRQLEKLGIERIRMDSIGSTVSSERSDSDREEIDVDVESTDYLTGDLDWSSSSVSDSDERGSMQSLGSDEGYSSSSTKRIKLQDNHKTCLGL, translated from the exons ATGGCGGCGGCGGTTCGGATGAACATCCAGATGCTGCTAGAGGCGGCCGACTACCTGGAGCGGCGGGAGAGAG AAGCTGAACATGGTTATGCCTCCATGTTACCATACAATAACAAGGACAGAGATGCCTTAAAACGGAGGAACAAATCCAAGAAGAATAACAGCAGTAGCAG ATCAACTCACAATGAAATGGAGAAGAATAG GCGGGCCCATCTTCGCTTGTGCCTGGAGAAGTTGAAGGGGCTAGTGCCGCTTGGACCTGAATCGAACCGACACACTACGTTGAGTTTATTGACAAAAGCCAAATTGCACATAAAG AAACTTGAAGATTGTGACAGAAAAGCCATTCACCAAATAGACCAGCTTCAGCGAGAACAGCGACACCTGAAGCGGCAGCTGGAGAAGCTGGGCATCGAGAGGATACGGATGGACAGCATCGGCTCCACTGTCTCCTCTGAGCGCTCAGACTCCGACAGGG AAGAAATCGACGTGGACGTTGAAAGCACAGACTATCTCACGGGGGACCTGGACTGGAGCAGCAGCAGCGTGAGCGATTCGGACGAGCGGGGAAGCATGCAGAGCCTCGGCAGTGACGAGGGCTACTCCAGCTCCAGCACGAAGAGGATAAAGCTCCAGGACAATCACAAGACGTGTCTGGGCCTCTAA